Proteins encoded within one genomic window of Formosa agariphila KMM 3901:
- a CDS encoding sulfatase-like hydrolase/transferase, producing the protein MKNLKPIIFFTVTLLIIAVKTNAQEQKPNILYILTDDQRYDSVKTFNQEIDGREMSELGYIESPEVDKLAAQGTTFINTYVQAAGCAPSRAVILQGRYTFRSGVYEFEYHNNVAEHMKPSLPEQMVTLGYQTFHVGKLGYRLKELTPSGKTKDYKVFQTDINFRPLGKEGFTDYSGGGWWNEVDGVKYDKPITDIHFFVTPERNFEYISKQLNEKTDKYEHVAQEVTKKYDLIRHYKVGKKESIYDGMIISGVSPRKAGETRDGYYAHFFNEYLVHENQQFNAGKLNFQGVDPSKPVFAHIGFDFPHTPVLPPADFRERFQKYTYNIPDFSEKEFATMAKQMKRQITSKPSYHFSYEEKQKMIQDYYAFCAYGDQLVGKATKDFIAYSEKNNRPWLIIYVCGDHGWKLNEHGGVSKFTPWKWDTHNPVIVVSSDKNKFPAGKVVKEFTEFVDIAPTALAAAGADLNQEKFNYLDGFDLAKVVSKEAPVRDYIIGESHAVTGPRAYIRTKDYVLSLQTRPSKKEGENMKWALIASWEDLDPALYDLTKDPREVNNVAFKKQYNDIATKMKEKLLNIVLGDNRVEVDWEKWGTGTKVYRSNFAPDAHDYKLKL; encoded by the coding sequence ATGAAAAATTTAAAGCCCATTATTTTTTTTACTGTAACGCTATTAATTATAGCAGTTAAAACAAATGCACAAGAACAAAAACCTAATATTTTATACATCTTAACAGATGATCAAAGGTACGATTCTGTAAAAACATTCAATCAAGAAATAGATGGGCGAGAAATGAGCGAGTTGGGTTATATAGAATCTCCAGAAGTAGATAAACTTGCTGCACAAGGAACTACATTCATCAATACGTATGTTCAAGCAGCAGGTTGTGCGCCTTCTCGAGCTGTTATACTGCAAGGGCGTTATACATTTCGCTCGGGTGTTTATGAGTTCGAATATCATAATAATGTAGCAGAACATATGAAACCATCTTTACCAGAGCAAATGGTAACATTGGGGTACCAAACATTTCATGTCGGTAAATTAGGATATCGATTAAAAGAATTAACACCTAGTGGTAAAACCAAGGATTATAAAGTTTTTCAAACAGATATCAATTTTAGGCCTCTAGGAAAAGAAGGTTTTACCGATTATTCTGGTGGTGGCTGGTGGAATGAAGTTGATGGTGTAAAATACGATAAACCGATTACTGATATCCATTTTTTTGTTACGCCTGAGAGAAATTTTGAATATATTTCAAAACAATTAAATGAAAAAACAGACAAATACGAACATGTAGCTCAGGAAGTAACTAAAAAGTATGACTTGATAAGGCATTATAAAGTAGGTAAAAAGGAGTCTATTTATGATGGTATGATTATTTCTGGTGTTAGTCCTAGAAAGGCAGGAGAGACTAGAGATGGTTATTATGCCCATTTTTTTAATGAGTACTTGGTTCATGAGAATCAGCAATTTAATGCAGGAAAACTAAATTTTCAAGGGGTTGATCCTTCCAAACCAGTATTTGCGCATATTGGTTTCGATTTTCCTCACACGCCTGTCTTACCTCCAGCCGATTTTCGCGAACGTTTTCAAAAATACACGTATAATATTCCTGATTTTAGCGAAAAGGAATTTGCAACAATGGCAAAACAAATGAAACGACAAATAACTAGTAAACCGTCTTATCATTTTTCCTATGAAGAAAAGCAAAAAATGATTCAAGACTATTACGCTTTTTGTGCTTATGGTGATCAGTTAGTAGGAAAAGCAACTAAAGATTTTATTGCTTACAGTGAAAAAAATAATCGTCCTTGGCTAATAATCTATGTTTGTGGAGATCATGGTTGGAAATTAAACGAACACGGAGGCGTTTCTAAATTCACACCTTGGAAATGGGATACGCATAATCCGGTTATTGTGGTGTCTTCAGATAAAAATAAGTTCCCCGCAGGTAAAGTGGTAAAAGAATTTACAGAATTTGTAGACATTGCTCCAACGGCATTAGCAGCCGCAGGTGCAGATTTAAACCAAGAGAAATTCAATTATTTAGACGGTTTCGATTTGGCTAAAGTAGTATCAAAAGAAGCTCCTGTTAGAGATTATATCATTGGCGAAAGTCATGCTGTAACGGGGCCAAGAGCATATATTAGAACTAAAGACTATGTACTGTCCCTACAAACAAGACCCTCAAAAAAAGAAGGCGAAAACATGAAATGGGCACTTATTGCTTCTTGGGAAGATTTAGATCCTGCTTTATACGACCTTACAAAAGACCCTAGAGAAGTAAATAATGTAGCATTTAAAAAACAGTATAATGATATTGCAACAAAAATGAAAGAAAAGCTCTTAAATATTGTATTAGGAGATAATCGTGTTGAGGTCGATTGGGAAAAGTGGGGAACCGGTACCAAAGTGTATCGTAGCAATTTTGCTCCAGATGCTCACGACTATAAATTGAAATTATAA
- a CDS encoding alpha/beta hydrolase — translation MTSKFRTTELSNPEFESNNLRFITVKTSNLNGRGDICVFVPPFKNLKNIPIVTLLHGVYGSAWIWAHKAGVHFTALKMMEQGLLQPMVLAMPSDGLWGDGSAYLPHNNTNYEQWIVNDVIDAVTENISCTSKNSTLFISGLSMGGYGALRLGVKYPNNYQAISAHSAITNTNQMHLFVEEDESNYNQKDRNTEDVFKLMLQNKESLPPIRFDCGKDDLLITHNRTLHQDLLSHQINHSYEEFEGAHEWPYWQEYIKKSLLFFNQFV, via the coding sequence ATGACATCAAAATTTAGAACTACAGAACTATCTAATCCCGAATTTGAAAGTAATAACCTGAGATTTATTACCGTAAAAACGTCTAATCTAAATGGACGAGGTGATATTTGTGTATTTGTTCCGCCTTTTAAAAATTTAAAAAACATTCCAATTGTAACGTTGCTCCATGGTGTTTATGGAAGTGCTTGGATTTGGGCACACAAAGCAGGTGTACATTTTACTGCTTTAAAAATGATGGAACAAGGTTTGTTACAACCCATGGTTTTAGCAATGCCATCGGACGGCTTATGGGGCGATGGTTCTGCATATTTACCGCATAATAATACCAATTACGAACAATGGATTGTTAATGATGTCATAGATGCAGTAACAGAAAATATTTCATGTACATCTAAAAATTCCACTTTATTCATTTCTGGTCTCTCTATGGGGGGTTATGGTGCGTTGCGATTGGGTGTAAAATATCCAAACAACTATCAAGCAATTTCTGCCCATTCAGCGATAACAAATACAAATCAGATGCATTTGTTTGTTGAAGAAGACGAATCTAATTACAATCAAAAAGATAGAAATACTGAAGATGTTTTTAAACTGATGCTTCAAAATAAAGAAAGCTTACCTCCAATTCGTTTCGATTGTGGAAAAGACGATTTGTTAATTACACATAACAGAACCTTGCACCAAGATTTGTTATCACATCAAATAAATCATAGCTATGAGGAATTTGAAGGCGCTCATGAATGGCCATATTGGCAAGAATACATCAAAAAATCTTTACTGTTTTTCAATCAATTTGTATAA
- a CDS encoding putative porin, producing MPIKTTLLILLCLSFSITLNAQRDSIETKKLTFSGDFRFRVEQDWDSKKPDGSFREDRTRLRYRARIAAYYNHNEHFSFGLRLRTGDPKKQQDPQLTLGDGFKEFSTIPIGFERAFAGFSFNWFSAWVGKNTYPFEKTNELFWSDNVFPEGILLRGKFKFENKFIESLQVNTGHFIIESKGTSLDADSYFEGLQLVTTHWNNKLMLFPSFYYFNNISNIPDGNETYTVDYAIIHMGAKIEVAKKPNITFAMDFYENLKDYSSNDSISQQFKNQKKGIVTTASIGHLNKKGDWKALVTYTHLERFAAVDFMAQNDWARWDYNSQGSPDGRLTNFKGFEVMAGYALAANMNLKMRFFTVDQIKPFDIAKETGNRVRLDFNIQF from the coding sequence ATGCCAATAAAAACCACCCTCCTAATTTTACTATGTTTATCATTCTCAATTACCCTAAACGCTCAAAGAGATAGTATTGAAACAAAGAAGCTTACTTTTTCAGGAGATTTCAGATTTAGAGTAGAACAAGATTGGGACTCTAAAAAACCTGATGGTAGTTTTCGTGAAGACAGAACTCGGTTGCGCTATAGAGCCCGAATTGCTGCGTATTACAACCATAATGAACACTTTTCATTTGGACTACGATTACGTACTGGTGACCCTAAGAAACAACAAGACCCACAGTTAACTTTAGGAGATGGATTTAAAGAATTTAGTACGATACCAATAGGTTTTGAAAGAGCTTTTGCTGGTTTTAGTTTTAATTGGTTCTCTGCTTGGGTTGGAAAAAACACATATCCTTTCGAAAAAACTAATGAATTATTTTGGAGTGACAATGTCTTCCCTGAAGGTATTTTATTACGAGGTAAATTCAAATTTGAAAATAAATTTATTGAATCGTTACAAGTTAATACTGGGCATTTTATTATTGAATCTAAGGGCACATCTCTAGACGCCGACAGTTATTTTGAAGGACTTCAATTAGTTACTACACATTGGAATAATAAACTTATGCTATTTCCATCTTTTTATTATTTTAATAATATTTCGAACATACCAGATGGCAACGAAACCTATACAGTGGACTATGCTATTATCCATATGGGTGCAAAAATAGAAGTAGCTAAAAAGCCTAACATCACTTTTGCAATGGATTTTTATGAAAATTTAAAAGACTATTCGAGTAATGATTCTATTTCACAACAATTCAAAAATCAAAAAAAAGGTATTGTAACAACTGCTAGTATTGGTCATTTAAACAAAAAAGGAGATTGGAAAGCACTAGTAACCTATACCCATTTAGAACGATTTGCTGCTGTTGATTTTATGGCTCAAAATGATTGGGCAAGATGGGATTATAATTCACAAGGCTCTCCTGATGGTAGATTAACAAACTTTAAAGGATTTGAAGTTATGGCAGGATATGCACTTGCCGCAAACATGAATCTTAAAATGAGATTTTTTACTGTAGATCAGATTAAACCGTTTGATATTGCTAAAGAGACAGGAAATCGAGTAAGATTAGATTTTAACATTCAATTTTAA
- a CDS encoding Zn-dependent alcohol dehydrogenase produces the protein MSIISKCAIAKGDGTFSIETVQVESPKADEVLVKVKAAGLCHTDHDSLNWGKPIVMGHEGAGFVEQVGSAVTNLNVGDYVILNWATPCMTCFQCQEGNQHICESNSPVTAGGNGYTPGHAHLEGTTWNDTPIERSFNIGTLSEYTLVKASACVKIETNMPMPSASIISCGVMTGYGSVVNSAKLQAGSSAVVLGTGGVGLNVIQGARISGAAKIIAIDINQERLDMALQFGATHTILADKNDIGLLKASEDVKKLTNGRGADYAFECTAIPALGAAPLAMIRNAGTAVQVSGIEEEITIDMRLFEWDKIYINPLYGKCRPQVDFPKLVSLYEKGDLMLDEMITRTYPLENLQQAFDDMLTGKNAKGVIIF, from the coding sequence ATGTCCATAATTTCAAAATGCGCTATTGCAAAAGGCGACGGAACATTTAGTATTGAAACTGTACAGGTTGAAAGTCCAAAAGCAGACGAAGTTCTTGTTAAAGTTAAAGCGGCAGGGCTTTGTCACACAGATCACGATTCCTTAAACTGGGGTAAACCCATAGTTATGGGACACGAAGGTGCTGGATTTGTTGAACAAGTTGGAAGCGCTGTTACCAACTTAAACGTTGGTGACTATGTAATTTTAAATTGGGCAACACCTTGTATGACTTGCTTTCAATGTCAAGAAGGGAATCAACATATTTGCGAAAGTAATTCACCTGTAACGGCCGGTGGAAATGGATATACTCCTGGTCACGCACATTTAGAAGGCACAACTTGGAATGATACTCCAATAGAACGTTCTTTTAACATCGGAACGCTTTCAGAATATACTTTAGTTAAAGCCTCTGCTTGCGTAAAAATTGAAACCAATATGCCCATGCCTTCTGCAAGTATTATTAGTTGCGGTGTAATGACCGGTTATGGCTCGGTTGTAAATTCCGCAAAACTTCAAGCTGGAAGTTCAGCAGTAGTTTTAGGCACTGGTGGTGTTGGATTAAATGTTATTCAAGGTGCTAGAATATCTGGTGCAGCTAAAATTATCGCCATCGATATTAATCAGGAACGGCTAGATATGGCTTTACAATTTGGTGCTACACATACAATTTTAGCCGATAAAAATGACATTGGATTACTAAAAGCTTCCGAAGACGTTAAAAAACTAACTAATGGTAGAGGTGCCGATTATGCCTTTGAATGTACCGCAATTCCAGCATTGGGAGCAGCACCATTAGCTATGATTAGAAACGCAGGAACAGCTGTTCAAGTAAGCGGAATTGAAGAAGAAATCACCATCGATATGCGTTTGTTTGAGTGGGATAAAATTTACATTAATCCATTGTACGGAAAGTGCAGACCACAAGTAGATTTTCCAAAATTGGTAAGTCTGTATGAAAAAGGAGATTTAATGTTAGATGAAATGATTACTAGAACCTATCCTTTAGAAAACTTACAACAAGCTTTTGATGATATGTTAACAGGGAAGAATGCAAAGGGTGTAATTATTTTTTAA
- a CDS encoding T9SS type A sorting domain-containing protein — translation MYLSLNSMLKFLLFFALTSSSSLFAQHIYVATDGNDSNNGTINNPYLTFNKAVSMMSPGDVCIIRGGIYNQELTIDKNGTSGNYLTFKAAEGEDVQIRATSVVNGWQQHSGAIYKASVDMAIESRFRVIYHNSEYMDLARWPNNVDNNRWTVDCVPVTGGDGSQFTLSEIQDIDWTGGLVYYLGAHSGTSWTRTVTSSSTSSVNFTEVDITKWPFNPHNPTVWRNNPGNNRGQLYLFNKLEALDFAREWYYDASNKTLYFQAADGNMPADGTVEYATHKYAAQLYGDYIQLEGINFFGGSIKIHNNADNNSIINCKITHGSEGHDDLNNTSAQVPEAAIEVLGDNTVISGCTINHSSVSGMAIAGWAAENGLIEGNYISNINYVGIHASPIRTSTNNLKVLKNTIVNAGRDGMYVNGSNCEVAYNDVSASQRINSDSGIFYVVGNASLKNTEIHHNWFHDATAPAYSHAVNEPAKAAGIYLDNNSKGYTVHHNVVWNISWSGYQVNWNNTNLDFFQNTIWNAERAMDSWVNGYTQENNKIYNNFSSIGDWYSGTPTDFDIQNNLISETSPFVDVANQNFMPKAGSAVVDQAMIIPGFNQAYVGSAPDIGAYELGGTAWTAGVHAIEDTGEVLSVEDLDETQEVYLYPNPVKHGRLKVGNLKQSSTYVIWNMQGSIVKTGRISTNENVDVSHLNTGIYLVKIKNQDIALIKRLVFLN, via the coding sequence ATGTATTTGTCATTAAATAGCATGCTTAAATTTCTACTCTTCTTTGCATTAACATCTAGTTCATCTTTATTCGCGCAGCATATTTATGTAGCAACCGATGGAAATGATTCAAACAATGGAACTATTAATAATCCGTACCTCACATTCAATAAAGCGGTATCCATGATGTCTCCAGGCGATGTATGTATAATACGAGGTGGGATTTATAATCAAGAATTAACAATTGATAAAAATGGAACTTCGGGTAATTATTTAACTTTTAAAGCTGCCGAAGGTGAAGATGTTCAAATTAGAGCAACATCGGTAGTTAATGGTTGGCAACAACATTCTGGGGCTATTTATAAGGCGAGTGTGGATATGGCTATTGAAAGTCGTTTTCGTGTAATATATCACAATAGTGAATATATGGATTTGGCGAGGTGGCCAAATAATGTAGATAATAATAGGTGGACTGTAGATTGTGTACCTGTAACGGGGGGAGATGGCTCTCAATTCACACTAAGTGAAATTCAAGATATCGATTGGACCGGTGGTTTAGTATATTATTTAGGTGCACATTCAGGAACTAGTTGGACAAGAACCGTTACATCAAGTTCTACTAGTAGTGTGAATTTTACAGAGGTTGATATCACGAAATGGCCATTCAATCCTCACAATCCAACCGTTTGGAGAAATAATCCTGGAAATAATAGAGGACAATTATACTTGTTTAATAAACTGGAAGCTTTAGATTTTGCTAGAGAATGGTATTATGATGCCTCTAATAAAACCCTTTATTTTCAGGCGGCAGATGGAAATATGCCAGCAGATGGCACAGTTGAATATGCTACCCATAAATATGCCGCTCAACTATACGGCGATTATATACAATTAGAAGGGATTAATTTTTTTGGAGGGAGCATAAAAATTCATAATAATGCCGATAATAATAGTATAATAAATTGCAAAATCACGCATGGAAGTGAAGGTCATGACGACTTAAATAATACTTCTGCTCAGGTTCCCGAGGCTGCAATAGAGGTTTTGGGTGATAATACTGTTATAAGCGGATGCACAATTAACCATAGCTCGGTAAGTGGTATGGCTATAGCAGGATGGGCTGCAGAAAATGGTTTAATTGAAGGTAATTATATTAGTAATATTAATTATGTTGGGATTCACGCGTCTCCAATTCGAACGTCAACTAACAATCTTAAAGTTTTAAAAAACACCATAGTTAACGCGGGAAGAGATGGTATGTACGTAAATGGTAGCAATTGTGAAGTCGCTTATAATGATGTGTCTGCATCTCAAAGAATAAATAGTGATTCAGGAATTTTTTATGTGGTAGGGAATGCTTCCTTAAAGAACACCGAAATTCATCATAATTGGTTTCATGATGCTACAGCACCAGCATATTCTCATGCTGTTAATGAGCCAGCTAAAGCAGCCGGAATTTATTTAGATAATAATAGTAAAGGCTACACTGTACACCATAACGTGGTTTGGAATATTTCCTGGAGTGGTTACCAAGTAAATTGGAATAATACCAATTTAGATTTCTTTCAGAATACAATCTGGAATGCAGAACGTGCTATGGATTCTTGGGTAAATGGCTACACTCAAGAAAACAATAAGATTTATAACAATTTTTCTAGTATTGGTGATTGGTATAGTGGAACACCTACAGATTTTGATATTCAAAATAACCTGATTTCAGAGACTTCTCCCTTTGTAGATGTGGCAAACCAAAACTTTATGCCAAAAGCAGGAAGTGCTGTTGTAGATCAGGCGATGATTATTCCTGGTTTTAATCAAGCATATGTAGGAAGTGCACCTGATATTGGAGCTTATGAATTAGGTGGAACTGCTTGGACCGCTGGTGTTCATGCTATTGAAGATACAGGCGAAGTTCTTAGTGTTGAAGATTTAGATGAAACACAAGAAGTATATTTATATCCTAACCCAGTGAAGCATGGAAGATTGAAAGTTGGTAATTTGAAACAAAGCTCTACTTATGTTATTTGGAATATGCAGGGAAGTATCGTGAAAACAGGGAGAATTTCAACAAATGAAAATGTTGATGTTTCACATTTAAATACCGGTATTTATTTGGTTAAGATAAAGAATCAAGATATTGCTTTAATAAAACGTTTAGTGTTTTTAAATTAA
- a CDS encoding glycoside hydrolase family 2 TIM barrel-domain containing protein, whose protein sequence is MKTYLSIFILLCNFQLLIAQNRTVENLDQWKFTNYDFGAAFQENFDDSDWRTVSVPHDWAVEGDFDFANDLQLTMVVQDGETKPKYRAGRSGALPYVGIGWYRTTFNMSAQDLNQNIELLFDGAMSNAKVYVNGQYVGERPFGYISFYFKISKFLKQGENTIAVRLENYNSQSRWYPGAGLYRKVSIIKTNPTHVKTWGTFITTPFVSEKKASVNLDLELIGNGQFRVENQIFNSKGVQITSKIKEVTITENKKLTETFSISKPDLWNLETPNLYTLKTSIFQGDEEIDTYTTPFGIRSIRFEVDGFYLNDKKIKFQGVNMHHDLGPTGAAFHKELFIRQMKKMKAMGVNAIRFSHNPPAPEALDICDEMGLLAIDEAFDEWQIGKVTNGYSKHFVKWAKTDLSDMILRDRNHPSIIMWSIGNEIMEQYQHDPNHITDYLNKIVKTLDTTRATTAGFNSANNALVSGMAATVDVAGFNYKPGIYGAIRKKYQNLKFYASETGGTVSVRNAYKFPVVFDTIHDKRGASLNTFIFSDGHPGNYESTQVPWGYPPVKEFAALEKNTTVYGEFVWTGYDYLGEPSPYHDAKSRSSYFAPVDFVGLEKDKYHLYQTQWRKDKDVLHFFPHWTWPELNVKSFPIVCYTSYEKAELFVNGKSYGVQTKKRLKTLNFENTNIKVEASGGGNWDLTKAYAIVWDDVIYEPGEVKVVAYDKKGKKAAEMVRVTASAPHHIKIEPEITSINTGEVGVYVVSVLDKDGNLCPHYNENMDIEVSGAASFLASGNGDPTNMQNLSKPTRKFFNGQAVIFVKSKEKGKVILKTSTKNFTETNETLSIN, encoded by the coding sequence ATGAAAACATATCTCTCCATTTTTATACTCCTTTGTAACTTTCAATTACTAATAGCACAAAACCGTACTGTTGAAAATTTAGACCAATGGAAATTTACGAACTACGATTTTGGTGCTGCATTTCAAGAAAATTTCGATGATTCCGATTGGAGGACTGTAAGCGTACCTCACGACTGGGCAGTAGAAGGTGATTTTGATTTTGCAAACGATTTGCAATTGACCATGGTGGTGCAAGATGGAGAAACCAAACCAAAGTATAGAGCTGGAAGAAGTGGAGCTTTACCTTATGTGGGCATAGGTTGGTACAGGACAACATTTAATATGTCTGCACAAGATTTAAATCAAAATATAGAATTACTTTTTGATGGAGCAATGAGTAATGCTAAAGTGTATGTAAACGGACAATATGTAGGCGAACGTCCTTTTGGTTACATTTCTTTCTATTTCAAAATTTCAAAATTTCTTAAGCAAGGAGAGAACACAATCGCTGTACGATTAGAAAATTACAACAGTCAGTCGCGTTGGTATCCGGGTGCTGGTTTATACCGTAAAGTATCCATAATTAAAACCAATCCTACCCATGTTAAAACGTGGGGAACATTTATAACTACGCCTTTCGTTTCAGAAAAAAAAGCATCAGTAAATCTTGACCTAGAATTAATTGGTAACGGACAATTTAGAGTTGAAAACCAAATTTTTAATTCAAAAGGAGTTCAAATTACTTCAAAAATCAAGGAAGTTACAATCACAGAAAATAAAAAGTTAACTGAGACATTTTCAATCTCTAAACCCGATTTATGGAATTTGGAAACGCCAAATTTATACACCTTAAAAACTTCCATTTTCCAGGGTGATGAAGAAATCGATACATACACGACACCATTTGGAATTCGAAGTATACGTTTTGAAGTTGACGGTTTTTATTTAAATGACAAAAAAATAAAATTTCAAGGTGTAAACATGCACCATGATTTAGGTCCTACCGGGGCTGCATTTCATAAAGAATTATTTATAAGACAAATGAAAAAAATGAAAGCCATGGGCGTTAATGCTATTCGTTTTTCTCATAATCCCCCAGCTCCTGAAGCATTGGATATTTGTGATGAAATGGGACTTTTAGCTATAGATGAAGCTTTTGATGAATGGCAAATTGGAAAAGTAACAAATGGATATTCAAAACATTTTGTCAAATGGGCAAAAACAGATCTTTCAGACATGATTTTAAGAGATCGAAACCATCCAAGTATTATTATGTGGAGTATTGGTAACGAAATTATGGAGCAGTATCAACACGATCCAAATCATATTACAGATTATTTAAATAAAATAGTAAAAACATTAGATACCACACGTGCTACGACTGCTGGTTTCAATTCGGCTAATAATGCTTTAGTAAGTGGTATGGCAGCCACTGTAGATGTTGCTGGTTTTAATTACAAACCTGGCATTTATGGGGCTATACGTAAAAAATATCAAAACTTAAAATTCTATGCTAGCGAAACGGGAGGCACTGTAAGTGTGCGAAACGCTTATAAATTTCCGGTAGTTTTCGATACCATCCATGATAAAAGAGGAGCTTCTTTAAATACGTTTATTTTTTCTGATGGTCATCCTGGAAATTATGAATCTACCCAAGTTCCTTGGGGCTACCCACCTGTAAAAGAATTTGCTGCTCTAGAAAAAAACACAACGGTTTACGGTGAATTTGTATGGACTGGATATGATTACTTAGGTGAACCCTCACCTTATCACGATGCAAAATCAAGAAGCTCTTATTTTGCACCTGTAGACTTTGTTGGCTTAGAAAAAGACAAATATCACTTGTATCAAACACAATGGCGCAAAGATAAAGATGTATTACATTTTTTCCCGCATTGGACATGGCCCGAATTAAATGTAAAATCTTTTCCTATAGTTTGCTATACCTCTTATGAAAAAGCTGAATTGTTTGTAAACGGAAAGAGTTATGGAGTACAAACTAAAAAGCGCTTAAAAACATTAAATTTTGAAAATACCAATATTAAAGTGGAAGCTTCTGGTGGTGGAAATTGGGATTTAACCAAAGCTTATGCCATAGTTTGGGACGATGTAATTTATGAACCTGGAGAAGTAAAAGTGGTCGCCTATGATAAAAAAGGTAAAAAAGCTGCAGAAATGGTAAGAGTAACAGCCAGTGCACCACATCATATTAAGATAGAACCCGAAATTACATCGATAAATACTGGTGAAGTTGGCGTTTATGTCGTTTCAGTGTTAGATAAAGACGGAAATTTATGCCCACATTATAATGAAAATATGGATATTGAAGTTAGCGGTGCAGCAAGCTTTTTAGCCTCAGGAAATGGAGATCCTACAAATATGCAAAACTTGTCTAAACCAACACGAAAATTCTTTAACGGGCAGGCGGTAATTTTTGTAAAATCAAAAGAAAAAGGAAAAGTTATCTTAAAAACTAGCACTAAAAATTTCACTGAAACCAATGAAACGCTTTCGATTAATTAG
- a CDS encoding LamG domain-containing protein gives MKKHLNIVLVFAFTILITNKLIAQIEAPNGKSWKLIESLSDEFDGNTLNTKKWVADPEGHPDFGWIGRPPALFKESSINVTNGFMDIEVGKLKETYVSHKYKNTQNYTYYGGIIRAVKPVSYGHYFESKFKMSKTEMGGGFWLMSKNICGKKHEIDITESVGSVSPLAEEWGKVWDKIMHSNTIFRETSCNKAERDQAMTIPEVKNSETFYTYGCWWKSPTELLFYLNGEYQYTLTPPANFNQDMFIHFSIEAYDWNPIPEDGGKVASANKKDRTANIDYIRTYKLVDYK, from the coding sequence ATGAAAAAACATTTAAACATAGTATTAGTGTTTGCATTTACTATACTAATTACAAACAAATTAATAGCTCAAATCGAGGCCCCAAATGGCAAATCGTGGAAATTGATAGAATCCCTTTCTGATGAATTTGATGGAAATACTTTAAACACAAAAAAATGGGTAGCCGATCCTGAAGGACACCCCGATTTTGGTTGGATAGGTAGACCTCCTGCCCTTTTTAAGGAAAGTTCTATAAATGTAACAAACGGATTTATGGACATAGAAGTAGGTAAATTAAAAGAAACCTATGTAAGCCATAAATATAAAAACACACAAAACTACACCTATTATGGAGGTATTATTAGAGCAGTAAAACCTGTAAGTTACGGTCATTATTTTGAAAGTAAATTCAAAATGAGTAAAACTGAAATGGGTGGTGGCTTTTGGCTGATGTCAAAAAACATTTGTGGTAAAAAACATGAAATTGATATTACAGAATCTGTAGGCTCTGTTTCTCCATTGGCTGAAGAATGGGGTAAAGTATGGGATAAAATTATGCATTCCAACACTATTTTTAGAGAAACCTCTTGTAATAAAGCTGAAAGAGACCAGGCCATGACCATACCCGAAGTTAAAAACTCAGAAACCTTTTACACCTACGGTTGTTGGTGGAAAAGCCCAACCGAATTGCTTTTTTACTTAAATGGCGAATATCAATATACATTAACGCCTCCCGCAAATTTCAATCAAGATATGTTTATACATTTCTCTATTGAAGCATACGATTGGAACCCAATACCTGAAGATGGCGGAAAAGTTGCAAGTGCAAACAAAAAAGATAGAACCGCTAATATAGATTATATAAGAACATACAAACTTGTAGATTATAAATAA